ctcttgtttttgaatactgaagaacagttgttacaggtttgtattttcatttctgcatccctttttattaagtttattatgctcccctaaaaaaattggggggaagcatatagtcgctgccTCGTCTGTTcgtccatgtgtccgtccgtcagtgcacaatttttgtccaggctatttctcagcaattattgaccggaattcaattaaactttatgggaagcttcactaccaagaggagatgtgcatatcatcagccagttctggtcagatgatttttcacagagttatggctctttgaaattttccattaactgtacatatagtgcaattcttgtctgggctatttctcagcaactaatgaccggaattcaataaaaatttatgggaagcttcactaccaagacatgtgcatattatctgcaggttctggtcggatgattttacacagagttatggccctttgaaattttctataaaaaaattcttgtccccccaactactgtgccctcaagacgtttccttttatctgaatatatagtgcaatattgtgacaaaaaaaaacactttggggagcattacctgtctccgacagtttcttgttgaattaattattatcattatcctattgatgtattgtcactgggaaatgtaaatggataagtaaatgtaatgcaatgtaaaggaaaaacaacaccatttgaattattatggctgtattttatggttattgtcatcttcaatgttatttatacctatttctggtcattaatgaacagatttcttttcCCCATAATAAATGAgaacttatattttaaatttgaaggttaaaccgcAAGGTAAAATTAACATTGATCGGAAGTTCCTTTGGAAAGAAAGAAGTGCATCATTGCCTGCCAAAGAAGGGAGCAAAAgagggactacctgatgtatcaACTTTTATAACAGGTTTTACactgcacgagcaggccaacttgagaagatcaggagtgggaaaaccgcgcacTGTCcctgaccaagaaaagctggatttgttgagaaggtaaaactatacaggttattgcatatAAAAGGCGtgacacttccgaccagtccacacagccaaatgagaccacatatcttggtacattttcaaacagtattttctaccaaatgtaatttcttttaattatttaaaaaaagcattaagtcacatgtgatcacgggattaaaattgcaaaaataaaaaaacaaaaacaacaagcttgttttgatttaaatttataatttttatagaaacaagattaccataacagcaatatttaacacttaaattattaaatatctttcaggacctgttctcaaatgagatcatgcacgagatgcACCTCCCAAGGCCAAGACAgtagttttcagacctgatcagctggtgacttCTCTATGAAGGGTCGTTCAACCTGCCCTTAGGGGGAGATTGAGAGGGTTTCCCGATTGCCGAACGCTGTGCCAAAGTTGGTTGACTTTTTTTAAgggaaaagggggatttaaatatataagtgtcCTATTGCCTCCATATctatttaaaaacatacattatgcaattaattcaaatttgactccagcacattatttgtcttgcgttaatttaatgcTACTGCTATAATCTAAGAGTAACAAAAAATTATGTTTGTGTATAAAAAGGTTTTGGagaatttaacacataggaagacaAAAAAAGCCTCAGTATAAAGTTAAAGATTAAACTTTCATTTTGAacgataaaaaaaaattcaagccacagtaatttgcctccttgtttcaaaaacctctttgaaatccttctaatgtagatgatgttaaaatgggataCCTGAACTGATGATATGGATGTAAAAATTTATTCTaccaaaatcaagtcattcagatcagacttgattttggtggaataaaattctacatgtattttgaatactgtaatgtacagtaaaatctTGCATTGATTGTTGATATACGTGATTTCAGAtgtcatctccaaaaagtttgcTCTGCCCATATCGACAGTGGCAGAAAATATGAGGTGGGCCTTGCGGAGGCTTCGTGTGATGTACAGCGCGGAGAATTTATGAGATTAATTGTGTAGTGCTGAGCAACTTTGTTGCGTTTCTTGatataggtgtaaatatgtgtaaagggctaTCCCaggaaaaaatatgatgaaagATTCCTTAATAGCTTCATTTTTCATATCCGGTACCACCAACACAGTTAAACacaattgttattaattttaTCCTCTTTTTCACCCCTCAAAAACTGAAACTGTATACATCATGGTTGATACCCTTCCTCCCATTTTTACCTGGGGTAGCCCTgagataattttttttatttattttaatttattatgttaaaggTGCTGTaatattgtgataatgtatcttgggtagatgttttcctggttttgttaaaaatgcactgtaaaaatgttcaaattatttgtttttagctccactggccagaggccagcggggcttatgtcatggtcatGTGTCCCTCATGCGTGCGTGCGTcagttaactttttctttaaacatcttcttctccttaagtacaagtccaattctgataaaacttctcgcaaatgtttctggggtgaacctctttcaaatttgttcaaattatgcccctcgggtcaaatttgaccccgccccaggggtcaataaattgaacatatgcttatataaagcctattttttgcaaactttaaaacttcttgtccataaccgtagggccttatagggctaccaaattcggtatgtagtgacatctaatagttctctacttagtttgttcaaattataaccctggggtaaaatttgaccctgccccgggggtcacaaaaatgaacatacgcttaaataagacctattttgtgcaaacttaaaaaaaattcttgtccataaccgtatggcatagggcttccaaatttgatatgtagggacatctaatagtcctctaccaagtttgttcaaattaagcccctggaatcaaatttgactgttccccaggggtcacaaaattaaacatatgcttatattgggcctattctgtgcaaactttaaaaaaatcttgtccataaacatttctaccaaatttggtatgtattaaaatcttaaagttctctaccaagttttttcaatttatatccctggggtcaaaattgaccctgccccgggggtcacagaaatgaacatatgcttaaataaggcctattttgtgcaaactttaaaaatcttcttgttcataattatagagccaagggctactaaatttggtatgtagtaacatctaattgtcctctaccaaatttgttcaaattattcccctgggctcaaatttgaccctgcccaggtggtcacaaaactgaacatatgcttatataaagcctcttttgtgcatttttaaaaacttcttgcccataaccattgggcctagggctaccaaatttggtatgtagtgccatcttatagttctctaccatgtttgttcaaattatgcccctggggccaaatttatcccttgaaggctcccattaaaaagttgttcaagaaaatttgattcaccaaaaaacatggccacaggaagtccttgaactttgcatgtttatgcatttttgctatttattcattatggaatgaataaacttttttcttctcaaactaaaagtttataaaaatacacttggaataactttttaattataagagataaatgcctACATCTCaagcgtgaaaggtagaccaacatgttaactatccataaatgttaaccctttaccaaacaacacattttggactgccccaaattgaaagagattgcagacgagaaatttCTACCTATGCGCATTGCatgcttttttcgcataaaaatcaGTGGAaagatacagggccatcatggccctcttgtttaaaataaacatagtttttctacaagttttttttttaaatcacacagggcttgtaatgatctgttgtgattttatctcaatAACCTTTTTTACCAGAAAggtgttaaatattatttttttacaaaggttacagGTCAGACAAGCAAATTTTATGATCCCTTCAgcgaacaaaagactcacaaaaaccaacttaaacacacttatgtagacagaagtgtgtttaagttggtttttagctccactggccagaggtcctgtgtccgtcgtgcttGCATGcctccgtgtgtgtgtccgtccgtgcgttaactttttctctaaacatcttctcctaaactgcTGGTCCAATTCTcttgaaatttctcaggaatgttcctggggtgaacctctcagtaattgaaattcagatttaaatctacaagcaagttgGGCTAGtgctatgggaatttgaacaagcccgagtccgattttactagcccaaacatttttgttaaaaatgcagataaacataacataaaacatccaaagaagcattcatttattcaatctttagaatacaatacaaatctcttattaatttcatcctcatccaagttagcttcctcgtcatctgagccagcctctttcggatcctgaaataagaagaaattaatttatcccacttttacagcgaattccgttgattaaagccccgttgattaaatatcatctataatcaacggcaggaaatgacgtcaatatttcgacgaaatgaagtcataaatccagcgaaattatctagtcaaactaattttgttttaaattttaataaacaaaaaggtttacaaaataaaaagtgggataattagaataatagattagtgttgattatagatcaggtaaatcatgctcggcacgaaaacgaaaaagcactcgccaagtcTCGTGCTTTTTGGTTTCggagcctcgcatgataaacctgatctataatcaacactagggctgtcacgatacgccgtgagcgtaccgcggtatatcgtggtacggcaacactgtatcgcggtacgtaccgcggtattttacagaatatgtatctgtgaagaaaacagcagaataacaagttttacaaactttattaaactcaataatcagaaaacaataaaactgtaaaagaaactgtaataaacttgatagaagtagtcatacTCTCTATCGAAAAAACACTcttttgaaaacacatttttatgactAGAATGTTAAGATAACGCTATAAATTATAATGAAGAACAATGATGATTTAACTTTAAACTGTCCATATGTTATCATCACATAACCTAAGAAAATGGACAGAAATTATCACAAATCACAGttctttttacaaaataacaacatgtcaACCAATTCTGGAGCCAAGGACGCCCTTTGGGCAGTTACAATATCACCGGCTGAGCTGAACACGCGTTCAGCTGGCACAGATGTTGCTGGTATGCACAGGCGTTGTTTTGCGACAGAGGCAAGTAATGGGAACTGGATACAGTTTTTCTTCCACCAGTCTAATGCGTTGCTTTCTATGCTTATCTGATTCATTagcttatattgttttatttcttcttCGATTTTCTCCTGCAAGGACATGGGCTTGGCGGCTGTGGCCTCTTCAACATTCTCAAAGTCAAATATAGCTGCAAGACCAACTTTCTTTGAGGAGTCTGAGGACCGCTGACATTTGGCTGCATTCTCTGAAATATGAAAtgttataataaacaaatatataccagttcttaaaattataaagtatgatttgcaacattttttttactttataaaagcaGGCATAAGTTAACaggttaatatataaaaaaaatcaccttAAATTTTTGGGTTGAATAAAGTACATTTGACATTTTACTGTAACTGCTGCATAGTGCACTTGTTGTTTATACCTTCATCAGATGTCTCAGTAGGAGATGGTGATTGGCTGGTATTTGGCCTCTCGGGAAGCACAGGATGTGGAGGAATATGTTGTCTAGGGGTAGGAGCCTGGGTGTCAGCTTGAACGTGTACCTGAAACAATCGGATTTTCTTTTCATTGCTAGAGCTTTTTGTTGTATACATTTCTTTGATGCATCAATGCTGATAAAAATATTTTGCTCTGTTTTATCACTTTACTTAATACTGACTTCCCTTTATAAAATGTGTTCtaatattataatcaatattatCATTTATCCGGCattattattttcactatttaTCATGCGAAATAGTAATAGCAGAAGCAGTAATgcagtatgttttgttttgtagctTTGTAACCCCTACCTTTCCATCCCCAGATTGTAACAACAGCGCAAAGCGATGGTAGGTGTTCTCCATAGCCTCTGGTGTCAAGTAAGTGGTCTTGAAACGTGGATCCAGAAGAGTGCACTCAGACAGGAAATTCTGAAGCTCCTCACTGGTGTACCTGCAGAATGATAACAATACTTTTCTGGTTGCTCACAATTCATGcagacatgttttaaaattatcattCTCTTTTTACTGATAACTAATTTGATCAatttttatttatagtttttcAGTTTACATTCTATTaatttatcacaaaataaaaatttgataATTGTTAATTGTAAAGCAATAaccaaattattttgaaattaacataaaaatggtttaaatatagtataaagttgttttcattttatggtACCTAGTGTTCAAGTCACTTAGGACGGCCTCCTTGATAGATCGTGACATAGGGGAGTCTGTGCCTATCAATGCCATATTCTGTTGGACTTTCTGTATGAGCGGAATGATAGCTGAAACTGTTGGCATACTCTCTGTGCAGACTGCTTCTGTTATTGCCTTCAACAGATACAGGCATTTCACTATGTCCTCTGCCAGTTTTGTGTCTGCTTCATTCAACATGCTTGTCTCATGGTCTATGTGGCGACTTATTTCTGGTGACAAAAGTGTTGCATAAACAGCAGGCTGCAACTTGAGGTACCGTTCCAACATGTCAGCGGCAGAGTTCCAGCGTGTAGGAACATCGCAGGTCAACTTTAAGTTTTTCATACCTAAAAGATTGGTTTTTGCTGACAGTACTGCTGCTGCTGTAGTACTACGGTGAAAATACCCGACAAGTTTCCGAACACGCCCTAGTATCCTTGAGACGGAAGTAATCTTCAGGGCTTTCTGCGCACCAAGATTGAGTGTATGAGCGAAGCAACCAATGTGTGGTTGGCTGCCAAGTTCCCTAGCCGCAACTGTCATATTTGCTGCATTGTCAGAAACTAGTGGGGGGTTGGGGGTAGTGATGCACCACTCTGATATGGCATCTCTCACAACATTTGCAATGTTTAGACCAGTGTGGCTCTCTGGCATACTGCGTGTTTGAAGAACAAAGTTCTCAAGTTTCCACTCTGGTGTAATGTGGGCAGATGTGACGGTGATATATGACATATGAGCTCGGCTGGTCCATCCATCTGTGGTTAATGCAACTGTCTTGGCATTGGAGAGACTAGACTTAACTCGGACTGCTGTCTCTTGATACATATTTGGAATCAATGTTTGGGAAAAGTATGTTCGACCTGGGATTGTGTACCGAGGATCCAAAGTCATAATCATCTTTTTGAACCCTGTTCCTTCGACAACAGATACTGGTCGTATGTCATCAATTATATATTTGCCAATAGATCTAGTGATGCACATGGCTCTGTCGGAATTAAAGGGATATTTAGAACCAAACATACCATCAAGggtttttttgctttttaaccACATGTTTTGTCTCATCCTCTTCATCTGTTGCCTTTGACGTACTGGATTTAGTAGCCCTGCTGAGATTCGGATGACGGCGATCGATGTGGGTTCTCAGATTTGAGGTACCTCCACCACTCATTTTAACGTCCAGATTGCAGTGGCTACAGACGGCAACATTATCAACTAATTGATTTATCTTTGTATTGAGTTTCAGGCCAAAATGTTTCCAAATGTCACTTTTTGCTTTcttgttttttacaattttaaactcattgttattgttattcgcgtcttttatgtccgccatgttgtttacaatagatgtgactacgatctgtgtaaatcgaacgcttaaaggacatgtttaaaatgcggagtcagcgggc
This sequence is a window from Dreissena polymorpha isolate Duluth1 chromosome 16, UMN_Dpol_1.0, whole genome shotgun sequence. Protein-coding genes within it:
- the LOC127861601 gene encoding uncharacterized protein LOC127861601 encodes the protein MYTTKSSSNEKKIRLFQVHVQADTQAPTPRQHIPPHPVLPERPNTSQSPSPTETSDEENAAKCQRSSDSSKKVGLAAIFDFENVEEATAAKPMSLQEKIEEEIKQYKLMNQISIESNALDWWKKNCIQFPLLASVAKQRLCIPATSVPAERVFSSAGDIVTAQRASLAPELVDMLLFCKKNCDL